From the Phyllostomus discolor isolate MPI-MPIP mPhyDis1 chromosome 7, mPhyDis1.pri.v3, whole genome shotgun sequence genome, one window contains:
- the DAG1 gene encoding dystroglycan: protein MRMSVGLSLLLPLWGRTCLLLLCVSVTQSHWPSDPPEAIRDWENQLEASMHSVLSDLPEAVPTVVGIPDGTAVVGRSFRVTIPTDLIASNGDVVKVSAAGKEALPSWLHWDPQSRTLEGLPLDTDKGVHYIAVSAARLGANGSHVPQASSVFSIEVYPEDHSELPSVRAASPDPGEVASSACAAEEPVTVLTVILDADLTKMTPKQRIDLLHRMRSFSEVELPSMKLVPVVNNRLFDMSAFMAGPGNAKKVVENGALLSWKLGCSLNQNSVPDIRGVEAPAREGAMSAQLGYPVVGWHIANKKPPLPKRIRRQIHATPTPVTAIGPPTTAIQEPPSRIVPTPTSPVIAPPTETLAPPVRDPVPGKPTVTIRTRGAIIQTPTLGPIQPTRVPEAGTTVPGQIRPTMTIPGYVEPTAVATPPTTTTKKPRVSTPKPATPSTDSTTTTRRPTKKPRTPRPVPRATTKAPVTRLETASPPTRVRTTTSGVPRGGEPNQRPELKNHIDRVDAWVGTYFEVKIPSDTFYDKEDTTTDKLKLTLKLREQQLVGEKSWVQFNSNSQLMYGLPDGSHVGKHEYFMHATDKGGLSAVDAFEIHVHRRPQGDRAPARFKAKFAGDPAPVVNDIHKKISLVKKLAFAFGDRNCSTVTLQNITQGSIVVEWTNNTLPLEPCPKEQITALSRRIAEDDGRPRPAFSNALEPDFRALSVAVTGSGSCRHLQFIPVAPPRRVPSEAPPTEVPDRDPEKSSEDDVYLHTVIPAVVVAAILLIAGIIAMICYRKKRKGKLTLEDQATFIKKGVPIIFADELDDSKPPPSSSMPLILQEEKAPLPPPEYPNQSVPETTPLNQDPAGEYTPLRDEDPNAPPYQPPPPFTAPMEGKGSRPKNMTPYRSPPPYVPP from the exons ATGAGGATGTCTGTGGGCCTCTCGCTGCTGCTCCCCCTCTGGGGGAGGACCTGTCTCCTTCTGTTGTGTGTGTCCGTGACTCAGTCGCACTGGCCGAGTGACCCTCCGGAGGCCATCAGGGACTGGGAGAACCAGCTCGAGGCGTCCATGCACTCGGTGCTCTCCGACCTCCCCGAGGCGGTTCCCACGGTGGTTGGCATTCCTGATGGCACCGCTGTCGTCGGGCGCTCGTTTCGAGTGACCATCCCGACAGATTTAATTGCCTCCAATGGAGACGTTGTCAAG GTGTCAGCGGCGGGGAAGGAGGCCTTGCCGTCCTGGCTGCACTGGGACCCGCAGAGCCGCACCCTGGAGGGGCTCCCCCTAGACACGGATAAGGGGGTGCACTACATCGCAGTGAGCGCTGCGCGGCTGGGGGCCAACGGGAGCCACGTCCCCCAGGCCTCCAGCGTGTTCTCGATCGAGGTCTACCCCGAGGACCACAGCGAGCTGCCGTCCGTGCGGGCGGCGTCCCCCGACCCCGGCGAGGTGGCTTCGTCTGCCTGTGCGGCTGAGGAGCCCGTGACGGTCCTGACGGTCATTCTGGATGCTGACCTCACCAAGATGACCCCAAAGCAAAGGATCGATCTCTTGCACAGGATGCGGAGCTTCTCAGAGGTGGAGCTGCCCAGCATGAAGCTGGTGCCCGTGGTGAATAACAGGCTCTTCGACATGTCGGCCTTCATGGCCGGCCCAGGAAACGCAAAGAAGGTCGTGGAGAACGGGGCCCTGCTCTCCTGGAAGCTGGGCTGCTCCCTGAATCAGAACAGCGTGCCCGACATCCGCGGCGTAGAGGCTCCCGCCAGGGAGGGCGCCATGTCGGCCCAGCTCGGCTACCCCGTGGTGGGTTGGCACATCGCCAACAAGAAGCCCCCTCTTCCCAAGCGCATCCGGCGGCAGATCCACGCCACACCCACGCCTGTCACTGCCATCGGGCCCCCAACCACGGCCATTCAGGAGCCGCCGTCCAGGATTGTACCCACCCCCACATCTCCGGTCATTGCTCCTCCCACGGAGACCCTGGCCCCTCCAGTCAGGGACCCCGTTCCTGGGAAGCCCACAGTCACCATTCGGACTCGAGGTGCCATCATTCAGACTCCAACTCTGGGCCCTATCCAGCCCACTCGGGTGCCGGAAGCTGGCACCACAGTCCCTGGCCAGATCCGCCCAACCATGACCATCCCTGGCTATGTGGAGCCCACAGCGGTCGCCACCCCTCCCACAACTACCACCAAGAAGCCACGAGTATCCACGCCAAAACCAGCCACGCCCTCTACTGACTCGACCACCACGACGCGAAGGCCGACCAAGAAGCCCCGTACCCCCCGACCGGTGCCTCGGGCCACCACCAAAGCTCCCGTCACCAGACTGGAGACGGCTTCCCCGCCGACGCGCGTCCGCACGACCACCAGCGGCGTGCCCCGCGGGGGGGAGCCCAACCAGCGCCCAGAGCTCAAGAACCACATCGACAGGGTGGACGCCTGGGTCGGCACCTATTTTGAGGTGAAGATCCCGTCGGACACCTTCTACGACAAGGAGGACACCACCACGGACAAGCTGAAGCTGACCCTGAAGCTCCGGGAGCAGCAGCTGGTGGGCGAGAAGTCCTGGGTGCAGTTCAACAGCAACAGCCAGCTCATGTACGGGCTGCCCGACGGCAGCCACGTGGGCAAGCACGAGTACTTCATGCACGCCACCGACAAGGGCGGCCTGTCCGCCGTGGACGCCTTCGAGATCCACGTCCACAGGCGCCCTCAGGGGGACAGGGCACCTGCGCGGTTCAAGGCCAAGTTTGCCGGTGACCCGGCACCGGTGGTGAATGACATTCACAAGAAGATCTCCCTGGTGAAGAAGCTGGCCTTCGCCTTTGGGGACCGCAACTGTAGCACGGTCACTCTGCAGAATATCACGCAGGGCTCCATCGTGGTGGAGTGGACCAACAACACGCTGCCCCTGGAGCCCTGTCCCAAGGAGCAGATCACGGCGCTGAGCCGCAGGATCGCCGAGGACGACGGCAGGCCTCGGCCTGCCTTCTCCAATGCGCTGGAGCCTGACTTCAGGGCCTTGAGCGTTGCTGTGACGGGCTCCGGGAGCTGCCGGCACCTGCAGTTCATCCCCGTGGCGCCACCCCGCAGGGTGCCCTCGGAGGCGCCGCCCACGGAGGTGCCGGACAGGGACCCCGAGAAGAGCAGCGAGGATGACGTGTACCTGCACACGGTCATTCCGGCCGTGGTGGTCGCGGCCATCCTGCTCATCGCCGGCATCATCGCCATGATCTGCTATCGCAAGAAGCGGAAGGGCAAGCTCACGCTCGAGGACCAGGCCACCTTCATCAAGAAGGGGGTGCCCATCATCTTCGCGGACGAGCTGGATGACTCCAAGCCCCCGCCCTCCTCCAGCATGCCACTCATCCTCCAGGAGGAGAAGGCCCCGCTCCCCCCTCCCGAGTACCCCAACCAGAGCGTGCCCGAGACCACCCCTCTGAACCAGGACCCCGCGGGAGAGTACACGCCCCTGCGGGATGAGGACCCCAACGCCCCTCCCTACCAGCCTCCCCCCCCCTTCACCGCCCCCATGGAGGGCAAGGGCTCCCGTCCCAAGAACATGACCCCGTACCGGTCGCCCCCTCCCTACGTGCCCCCTTAA